In a single window of the Melioribacteraceae bacterium genome:
- a CDS encoding DinB family protein, with the protein MKKPAQDEYSSFYSGYINSLPETDILKLIADQKTELIAISNNINEEKSKYRYAANKWSIRELIGHLIDCERIFSYRILRFSRGDLQNELPGFDENVYIAKSKYHETEFGKLVEELILLRSATVIQLQSLTEEEVNFWGVANKNKITVRALIYIIAGHTNHHISILKERYL; encoded by the coding sequence ATGAAAAAACCGGCACAAGATGAATACTCAAGTTTTTATTCGGGGTACATTAATTCACTTCCCGAAACCGATATTCTAAAATTAATCGCTGATCAAAAAACAGAACTGATTGCCATTTCAAACAATATTAATGAAGAAAAATCAAAGTATAGGTATGCAGCCAATAAATGGAGCATCCGTGAATTGATTGGACATTTAATTGATTGCGAGAGGATTTTCAGCTATAGAATTTTGAGATTCTCGAGAGGGGATTTACAAAATGAGCTTCCCGGTTTTGATGAGAATGTTTACATAGCAAAATCTAAGTATCATGAAACAGAATTTGGTAAATTAGTTGAGGAACTTATATTACTGAGATCGGCAACTGTTATCCAATTGCAGTCATTAACCGAAGAAGAGGTTAATTTCTGGGGAGTAGCCAATAAAAATAAAATTACTGTCCGTGCACTAATTTATATAATTGCAGGACACACAAATCATCACATCTCAATTCTGAAAGAAAGATATTTATAG
- a CDS encoding DUF2752 domain-containing protein: MIKQIKNIDLELLFWVGGLIYLLLINPFEEQLFTLCPFHNLGIPCPGCGLGRSISFIYHGNFIDSFNAHPLGFFALTIILYRIVQLVSNLFNSYKTKNEVSHG, encoded by the coding sequence TTGATTAAACAAATAAAAAATATTGATTTGGAATTACTATTCTGGGTTGGCGGGTTAATTTATCTCCTGCTTATAAATCCATTTGAAGAACAACTTTTTACGCTTTGTCCATTCCACAATCTTGGAATACCTTGCCCAGGATGTGGTTTGGGAAGGTCAATTTCATTTATTTATCATGGCAATTTTATTGATTCATTTAATGCACACCCGCTGGGATTTTTTGCTTTAACAATAATACTTTATAGAATTGTACAACTAGTTTCGAATTTATTTAATTCTTACAAAACTAAAAATGAGGTGAGTCATGGCTAA
- a CDS encoding TM2 domain-containing protein: protein MANVFELLPEIMGEEQIYISNILKNLDDKQAFQFANVYRSRRRDPQVILLVTLVGFLGIAGIQRFLVDQIGLGIVYLLTGGLCLIGTIVDLVNYKKIAFEYNQKQANQIAMMLKNL, encoded by the coding sequence ATGGCTAATGTATTTGAACTACTGCCGGAAATAATGGGGGAAGAACAAATTTATATTTCTAATATTTTAAAAAACTTAGACGATAAACAGGCTTTTCAATTTGCGAACGTGTATAGAAGTAGAAGAAGAGATCCGCAAGTAATTCTTTTAGTAACATTAGTAGGCTTTCTCGGAATCGCAGGCATTCAAAGATTTTTGGTAGATCAGATTGGTCTTGGGATTGTGTATCTATTAACTGGCGGGCTCTGCCTAATTGGAACTATTGTGGATTTAGTTAATTACAAAAAAATAGCTTTTGAGTATAATCAAAAACAAGCAAACCAAATTGCTATGATGTTGAAAAATTTATAA
- a CDS encoding 2'-5' RNA ligase family protein, giving the protein MSLLVIAYPEIEKSDYDWIQKIRAKDDEKYFNLVKPHFTIVFPVKNISINTFENHVKKVAQHFNEFYFVLRCAQIVKDSFSDYTDVFLVPEEGYRIFLRLHDMLYTEILEKELRFDIPFIPHLGIANSLDPIQCRDLAERLNSNGIEIVGKISTLSIVEYDLKSVRTIKEISL; this is encoded by the coding sequence ATGTCGTTATTAGTAATTGCATATCCGGAAATTGAAAAAAGTGATTATGACTGGATTCAAAAAATAAGAGCTAAGGATGACGAAAAGTATTTCAATTTAGTAAAGCCACATTTCACAATAGTTTTCCCGGTAAAAAATATTTCCATTAATACTTTTGAAAACCATGTAAAGAAAGTAGCTCAACATTTTAATGAATTCTATTTTGTTTTAAGATGTGCCCAGATTGTAAAGGATTCATTTAGTGATTATACCGATGTGTTTTTAGTACCGGAGGAGGGATACCGTATTTTCTTAAGATTACACGATATGTTATACACAGAAATATTGGAAAAAGAATTGCGGTTTGATATTCCCTTCATACCACATCTTGGTATAGCCAACAGCCTCGACCCCATTCAATGCAGAGATCTCGCTGAAAGGTTAAACTCAAATGGAATTGAAATTGTAGGTAAAATATCAACTTTATCTATTGTAGAATATGATTTGAAATCAGTGCGGACTATCAAAGAAATTAGTTTATAA
- a CDS encoding cold-shock protein: MAERENGTVKWFNATKGFGFIERAQGGDVFVHFSSVKQEGFRSLEKGQKVEFSVGDGPKGPQAQDVVIVK, encoded by the coding sequence ATGGCAGAGCGAGAAAACGGAACCGTAAAATGGTTTAACGCCACCAAGGGTTTCGGTTTTATTGAGCGTGCACAGGGCGGCGATGTTTTTGTTCATTTTTCTTCTGTTAAACAGGAAGGTTTTCGCTCCCTTGAAAAAGGTCAAAAAGTGGAATTTTCGGTTGGTGACGGACCCAAAGGACCTCAGGCTCAAGATGTTGTAATTGTAAAATAA
- a CDS encoding CotH kinase family protein, which yields MKLKYFALNIFIPLFLIFNTSQLFSQSKQSWRLYDDTEVMIIKVTMKSEDYSWMVSNPRIDSLHNCSITIKNKYIDTTVTDVGIRVRGNTSRDSRKLSFKLSFDDFIPGREFLGVDKLNLNGEHNDPSISRAKIAWDIFQIAGITASRASHTALYINDIYQGLYISIEHIDREFLKKNYDDASGNLFKCLYPADLVYQQGMTENSLKYTKSYPAYELMTNQDEDDYSQLFRLIKIVNSNTTNFADSIDNILFVDEYLKYQAMNLLMGSWDDYWSLNNNYYLYYEPAFGKFRWIPYDYDNTFGISWWPIDWANANPYDFPKVVQGKRPLAEKLMAHPEYRNLYTHYLDFYSKNIVNITNLNKKIDDIRNLITPFALNDQYRTLDYGFSTADFFNSFTSLENQHVRTGIKQFIDLRSKSIQSQLKYVNSKPVVYKIHTEPVNPSPNDSITVYVSAFAHEGLAKVALEYHPGMLTVIYFHEMKYAPVPNTKIVDEADRYKVTLPPLGKNGFGRFKIYVESNGGSFARFPLNSFVEVKNSSAQFTTGLAINEIMADNKTSIQDPAGDYDDWIEIHNYGTTAINLTGKYLTDKKDNPTKWKFNQEGLLINPGEFLIIWCDEDQDKNQAGIHTNFKLSADGEFIGIVEEDGVTWIDSISFPKLDADKSYARIVDGTGSWEVGSQTPGRSNKITTVKDEKYIPSRFSFDVFPNPFNPETTIRFYAPELSDIRIHIFDILGKLVFNNTLYNINPGMHSLIWKAKDNYGKMLPSGNYFVKLSSTNYSEIKKIVLIK from the coding sequence ATGAAACTAAAATATTTCGCCTTAAATATATTCATTCCTCTTTTTCTCATTTTTAATACTTCTCAACTTTTCTCTCAGTCAAAACAGAGCTGGCGGCTGTATGATGATACCGAAGTGATGATTATTAAAGTTACAATGAAAAGCGAAGACTACAGCTGGATGGTTTCCAATCCCAGAATTGATTCTTTGCATAATTGTTCAATTACAATAAAAAATAAATATATAGACACAACAGTTACCGATGTTGGGATTAGAGTAAGAGGAAATACTTCTCGTGATTCTAGAAAACTATCTTTCAAACTGTCATTTGACGATTTTATCCCGGGAAGAGAATTCCTTGGAGTCGATAAGCTTAATCTCAATGGGGAACATAACGATCCATCTATTTCAAGAGCGAAAATTGCGTGGGATATTTTTCAGATAGCTGGAATAACCGCGAGCCGGGCATCTCATACTGCCCTATATATAAATGATATTTATCAAGGTTTATATATTTCGATTGAGCATATCGATAGAGAATTTCTTAAAAAGAATTATGATGATGCATCAGGTAATTTGTTTAAATGTTTATATCCTGCCGATCTCGTATATCAACAGGGAATGACGGAAAACTCACTTAAGTATACTAAGTCATACCCGGCTTATGAATTAATGACCAACCAAGATGAGGATGATTATTCTCAACTTTTTCGATTGATCAAGATTGTTAACAGTAATACAACAAATTTTGCCGATTCAATTGATAATATACTTTTTGTTGATGAGTATCTAAAATATCAGGCAATGAATTTGCTGATGGGTTCGTGGGATGATTATTGGTCGCTGAATAATAATTATTATCTCTATTATGAACCGGCTTTTGGGAAGTTTAGATGGATACCTTATGATTATGACAATACTTTCGGAATTAGCTGGTGGCCTATTGATTGGGCAAATGCTAATCCTTATGATTTTCCAAAAGTTGTACAGGGTAAACGCCCGCTTGCAGAAAAATTAATGGCTCATCCGGAATACCGAAATCTTTATACTCACTATTTAGATTTTTACTCTAAGAATATTGTAAACATTACAAATCTTAATAAAAAGATTGACGATATTCGCAATTTAATTACACCATTTGCGTTAAATGATCAGTATCGAACATTGGATTACGGATTTTCGACCGCCGATTTTTTCAATTCATTTACTTCTCTTGAAAATCAACATGTTAGAACCGGAATTAAACAATTTATTGATTTACGCTCAAAATCAATTCAGTCTCAATTAAAGTATGTCAATTCAAAACCTGTTGTATATAAAATTCATACCGAGCCAGTAAATCCTTCACCGAACGATTCAATCACTGTTTATGTTTCAGCATTTGCGCATGAAGGATTAGCAAAAGTTGCGCTTGAGTACCATCCCGGAATGCTAACAGTTATTTATTTTCATGAAATGAAATACGCGCCAGTCCCCAATACTAAAATTGTTGACGAGGCTGATCGATATAAAGTAACACTTCCGCCATTGGGAAAAAATGGTTTTGGCAGATTTAAAATCTATGTTGAAAGTAATGGAGGAAGTTTTGCGAGATTCCCATTAAATAGTTTTGTTGAAGTTAAGAATTCAAGTGCACAGTTTACTACAGGGCTCGCCATCAACGAGATAATGGCAGATAATAAAACAAGCATTCAAGATCCCGCTGGGGATTATGATGATTGGATTGAAATTCATAACTATGGCACCACAGCAATAAATTTAACAGGTAAATATTTAACAGATAAAAAAGATAACCCGACAAAGTGGAAATTCAATCAAGAGGGTTTGTTAATAAATCCAGGGGAGTTTTTAATTATTTGGTGCGATGAAGATCAAGATAAAAACCAGGCAGGAATTCATACTAACTTTAAATTATCGGCTGATGGAGAATTTATTGGAATTGTTGAAGAGGATGGTGTTACATGGATTGACTCAATTTCGTTTCCCAAACTCGATGCGGACAAATCATATGCAAGAATTGTTGATGGAACCGGCAGCTGGGAAGTAGGTTCTCAAACGCCTGGCAGATCCAATAAAATTACAACAGTCAAAGATGAAAAATATATTCCTAGTAGATTTAGCTTTGATGTATTTCCAAATCCTTTCAATCCTGAAACAACAATCCGTTTTTATGCACCGGAACTTTCTGATATTCGTATTCATATTTTTGATATCTTAGGAAAACTTGTATTTAACAACACACTATACAATATTAATCCAGGTATGCATTCTCTGATTTGGAAAGCAAAAGATAACTACGGGAAAATGTTGCCATCAGGTAATTATTTTGTTAAACTCTCATCTACTAATTATTCTGAAATAAAAAAAATTGTTTTAATTAAATAG